The Prunus persica cultivar Lovell chromosome G7, Prunus_persica_NCBIv2, whole genome shotgun sequence genome has a segment encoding these proteins:
- the LOC18770718 gene encoding uncharacterized protein LOC18770718: protein MGICSSSGSTQVATAKLILQDGKLQEYPYPVKVSYVLQKNPASFICNSDEMDFDDIVQAVNENEELQPGQLYFALPLSWLKHPLQAEEMAALAVKASSALMKSGGEKCGCRRNSVSQVMISGQEVKDRRRVVPAGGASRTGRGSGGNRRCAALLSAIPE from the coding sequence ATGGGTATTTGCAGCTCTTCCGGGTCGACCCAAGTGGCCACGGCCAAGCTGATCCTACAAGACGGGAAATTACAAGAATACCCGTACCCAGTAAAGGTTTCCTACGTGCTTCAAAAGAACCCGGCCTCCTTTATATGCAACTCGGACGAGATGGACTTCGACGACATCGTTCAGGCCGTTAATGAGAACGAGGAGCTCCAACCGGGCCAGCTCTACTTCGCTTTGCCACTCAGCTGGCTCAAGCATCCATTGCAGGCGGAGGAGATGGCCGCATTGGCCGTCAAAGCCAGCTCCGCGCTTATGAAGAGTGGGGGTGAGAAATGCGGCTGTCGCCGCAATTCGGTGTCGCAGGTGATGATATCCGGCCAGGAGGTCAAGGATCGCCGGCGAGTGGTCCCCGCCGGTGGTGCGTCGAGGACGGGGAGGGGTAGTGGAGGAAACAGACGGTGTGCGGCGTTGTTGAGTGCGATTCCGGAGTAG
- the LOC18770129 gene encoding STS14 protein — MAHALLLVLAVALATVSSAHVAAAQLSPATPPLSNAATEYLKAHNQARAAVGVEPLKWSEFLANATSRLVRYQRDNKACNFANLTSGSKYGGNQLWASGQSVTPTMVVDTWLKEKDFYNHTGNSCVPNHSCGVYTQVVWKKSLELGCAQATCVKDQSSLSICFYNPPGNVIGESPY; from the coding sequence ATGGCCCATGCCTTGCTTCTTGTGCTAGCAGTGGCTCTAGCCACCGTCAGCTCAGCCCATGTTGCAGCGGCTCAGCTCAGCCCAGCCACCCCTCCTCTCTCAAATGCAGCCACAGAATACCTCAAAGCTCACAACCAAGCCAGAGCTGCAGTCGGCGTTGAGCCTCTCAAGTGGAGTGAGTTTCTGGCCAATGCCACAAGCAGACTTGTGAGGTACCAAAGAGACAACAAAGCCTGCAACTTTGCTAACCTCACCAGTGGCAGCAAGTATGGAGGCAATCAGCTGTGGGCAAGTGGCCAGTCAGTCACACCAACCATGGTTGTGGACACGTGGCTCAAGGAGAAGGACTTCTACAACCACACTGGCAACTCTTGTGTTCCAAATCATAGTTGTGGTGTGTACACTCAGGTTGTGTGGAAGAAGTCTCTGGAGTTGGGCTGTGCACAGGCCACCTGTGTGAAGGATCAGAGCAGTTTGAGCATTTGTTTTTATAACCCTCCTGGGAATGTTATTGGGGAAAGCCCCTACTAG